A region of the Onychomys torridus unplaced genomic scaffold, mOncTor1.1, whole genome shotgun sequence genome:
GACTGACCAGTCGGAGAATCAGGGCAAGGCCATTTGTCTGCCTTGGGGCTTTGGGGGTCTCCTCCATAAGccctcctgcccacctcctccctcctgccagaAAGACTGTTCACTCTAGACACAGCTCCCCTCCGGTTTTACAGATAGGggttgccatttttttttaaaggcagaagcagaggcagacccCGGGCTGAGGCCCTGAGGGAGGTACATAGAGGCTGTTGCTGTGGTTGAGACCACCAGCACTACAGAAACAGGCGTGGGACATCCAGGAGACTGCTGGAAACAAGGCAGGGGGCCATCATGCTGCAGGGCCGTGGGACCCACATGAGCACCTGGGGGTCTGAAGCCTGTGCTCACAAATAACAAAGACTTTGACCAGAAGTCATTGCTCAGAAGAGATGGACACCCACGGCTTAAGAGACGTCTGATCTCCGTGAAGACAGACTGGAGTCAGCCAACACCATGCCCACTTCACCTGACACTCATGGTGAGCAGAGGATGAAAAAGAAGAACCCCAACTTCCATCTTCCCCCCTCCCCGACCGTCCCATTCACCAGGAGAACTGTCATTCTCCAAAGTTAAACATTTcagcttctttttccttccagaaGGCAAAGCTGCGGTCGATGTAGCCACAGATGTCCCCGTTGTTGAAGCTGCCCCTCTGGGAGTCGGACCCTAGCCTCGGGGCCACAGGTTCGGGGCCGCTGCCAGGGAGGGCAGCGTGAGGCAAGGACCCTAGTGGCGTCAGGCCCAGCTTGCGGCCAGGCTCCATGTCCCAGACTGGACCCTGGCTGGAGCCAAAGAAGCGAGCTTTGATGTCCTCGAAGCCGTCGGTCCAGGCACGGCGGCCCGCGGCCACCTCATCGGTCACCGCCTTGTGGAAGGCGCGCACCGCCTCCCAGCCGTGGGCGCCCAGGTTCTCGAAGACCTCGAAGCACAGCAGGTGGCGCATCTTGCGCTCCTCGGCCGGCAGGTCGCATTCCAGGAGCTGGAAGTAGCCGAGCATGAAGAGGTCCAGAGAGAGGCTGTTGTAGGGCACCGGGGCCCCATCGACGTGCGGCAAGAACTGCTCGGGGGACAGGGGCCCGCGCACCCTGCGGCTCAGCCTCCGCAGCTGCCGGGCCGGCACGTGTGCCATGATGGCCTTCCAGGTACCCCAGCAGATGAGTGATGATGCCGCGCTGCTGCCACAGGTGGCCGAGCCGGGGCCCGTCGCTGGGTGGCGGGGAGGGCGGCCGGGGGTTACCGCTGGCCTCGGCGTCCCTGGATCGAGCACGCTGGGCCTCCAAGGTCCTGCTAGCGGCTGTCCTGAGCGCGGGCGTGTAGGCGGACTTCTTCCAGTGGCCGAGGAACAGCATGACGATGCGCTCCTTGCGCAGGCTAGCCAGGTCCAGCCCCGGCCCCCCGCCAGCCTCTGACGGGGCCTCCCCGCAGCTGATGCCGGAATCGCTGGCCTCCTCCGTGTCCCCCGGCCGGGGCTCTCCACCCATCGGGTAGCCTCGGGGCTGTGGCGGCGCCGACCAGCAGCTTCGTAGACACTGGCCGGGCGGCGTCCCCATCTCACAGGGACCGGAGTTCGAGGCGCAGGGCAGATCGGCGGCAGACTCGAAGTTCCCCCGCAGCGTCCGCACCGACACCCCGCACTCCTGGATCTCGCGCTGAGCCTCGCTTCGAGGTGGGCCGGTTCCGGCCTCCTTGCCCG
Encoded here:
- the Espnl gene encoding LOW QUALITY PROTEIN: espin-like protein (The sequence of the model RefSeq protein was modified relative to this genomic sequence to represent the inferred CDS: deleted 1 base in 1 codon), with protein sequence VSITVNSHFLPRTSGLEDEEAKVLAPELEASSAEPGKTEPSGLPFWCSHIGRLVRSMSLLLKGMNGLAQGEEKPPAPGPQDAGKEAGTGPPRSEAQREIQECGVSVRTLRGNFESAADLPCASNSGPCEMGTPPGQCLRSCWSAPPQPRGYPMGGEPRPGDTEEASDSGISCGEAPSEAGGGPGLDLASLRKERIVMLFLGHWKKSAYTPALRTAASRTLEAQRARSRDAEASGNPRPPSPPPSDGPRLGHLWQQRGIITHLLGTWKAIMAHVPARQLRRLSRRVRGPLSPEQFLPHVDGAPVPYNSLSLDLFMLGYFQLLECDLPAEERKMRHLLCFEVFENLGAHGWEAVRAFHKAVTDEVAAGRRAWTDGFEDIKARFFGSSQGPVWDMEPGRKLGLTPLGSLPHAALPGSGPEPVAPRLGSDSQRGSFNNGDICGYIDRSFAFWKEKEAEMFNFGE